GAACATTCTAAAATCCATGCGGTTCAATCGGGGCCGGAATAAATTCTCGAAAAACGCTTTCCCGAATCGCAAACCCGGGCAATCTATAGCCCCTATGGAAATCTTGAGAACCCCGGATTCTTCCTTTGAAAACCTACCCGGCTATAGTTTTACACCAAACTATTTGCAGATCCAAAACCTAAGAATGCACTACGTAGACGAAGGCCCGAAAGACGCTTCGGAAACCATTCTGCTGTTGCATGGAGAACCTTCCTGGTCTTATTTGTATCGAAAGATGATTCCACCGTTGGCGAACGCGGGCTATCGTACGATCGCGCCCGATCTGATCGGTTTTGGGAAGTCCGACAAACCGAATGATCCCGCGTTCTTTACCTATCAAACGCATGTGGATTGGTTAACCGGTTTTGTGGAGAATTTAGATTTAAAAAACGTTACCCTTTTCTGTCAGGATTGGGGCGGACTTTTAGGTCTTCGAGTTGCGGCGGAACATCCGGAACGTTTTTCAAGAATCGTAGCGGCCAACACGTTTTTGCCGACCGGAGATATTCCACCCAAGGAAGACTTTCTCAAGTGGAGACATTTCTCACAGAACGTAAAACGTCTTGCGATCGGAACCATCGTTAAAAACGGATGTGTCTCCGAGCTTTCCAAAGAAATCGTCGCGGCCTATGATTCTCCGTATCCCGATGAAACATACAAAGCCGCCGCGAAAAAATTTCCGGCCTTGGTTCCGATTTCACCGGACGATCCCGCTTCGGAACCGAATCGAAAGGCTTGGGAAATTTTAAAGACCTGGAAAAAACCGTTTCTCACCGCGTTCAGCGATCAGGATCCGATCACAAAAGGCGGAGATATTTTCTTTAGAAGATTGATCCCGGGTGCAAAAGGTCAAAAACACGTAACGATTGCCGAAGGCGGTCATTTCTTGCAAGAGGACAAAGGGGAAGAATTGGCCGAGGTAGTGAAAAATTTCATCAAGGCCAATCCGTTGTAAAAAGGAACGGCATATCGCCAGCGCAGGCTCCCGGATCGGATCGGCCTGCTTGGCTTGGTCGGCCTGCGAATCTATATTATGATTTCGGAAAGTTCTCCAGAAGCTCCTTGTTTTTCAACTTCTGATCCTTGAGCATCTGATAGTTTTCGGCTTTGATCGTCTTGAAGTTTTGGATGATCTTCATCTTTTCTTTCATGAATTCTTTCAGAGGTTCCATCAGAAGTTCTTTTCCGTTCCAAGAAGCCTGTTCGCCGGCCTTCACGTCCAACTCTCCGCCGGAAGAAGATTGAACTGCAACCTCTCCCTCGTTTACAAAAACTCCGTCTGGAACATCCGAATCCTCGTTTCTCGGA
The Leptospira barantonii genome window above contains:
- a CDS encoding haloalkane dehalogenase, whose amino-acid sequence is MEILRTPDSSFENLPGYSFTPNYLQIQNLRMHYVDEGPKDASETILLLHGEPSWSYLYRKMIPPLANAGYRTIAPDLIGFGKSDKPNDPAFFTYQTHVDWLTGFVENLDLKNVTLFCQDWGGLLGLRVAAEHPERFSRIVAANTFLPTGDIPPKEDFLKWRHFSQNVKRLAIGTIVKNGCVSELSKEIVAAYDSPYPDETYKAAAKKFPALVPISPDDPASEPNRKAWEILKTWKKPFLTAFSDQDPITKGGDIFFRRLIPGAKGQKHVTIAEGGHFLQEDKGEELAEVVKNFIKANPL